In Phaseolus vulgaris cultivar G19833 chromosome 10, P. vulgaris v2.0, whole genome shotgun sequence, a single genomic region encodes these proteins:
- the LOC137818627 gene encoding uncharacterized protein translates to MVVLARKKRVTDPFNDEAKARLVGGDRRLLSYISSGSEHSGDGDSPCLSELVHDFLEDNDNSDDSSAKNDIDSDRVDSVADCIDSVDELLMLSESNASDSYKNLLLAHASEAAEKFALLKEQNISTYLRNAMSFLRQNGHNAAICKTRWDSSGGSTAGSYDFIDVVRSEQSTWHKRYFVDLDFVGQFEIARPTSEYLEFLTYVPRIFVGTAEELKRTVRILCGVAKRCFRKRGLTVPPWRKNRYMQNKWFAPYRRTTNPVQGNPVPTVVSALSGAKCRFVGFDDSVSEARRGSVVVLTR, encoded by the coding sequence ATGGTGGTTTTAGCAAGAAAGAAACGAGTTACTGACCCGTTCAACGACGAAGCCAAAGCTCGTCTCGTCGGAGGCGACCGCCGGCTACTAAGCTACATCAGCAGCGGGAGCGAACATTCCGGTGACGGCGACTCGCCGTGCCTCTCCGAACTCGTGCATGATTTCCTCGAGGACAATGACAACTCGGACGATAGCTCAGCGAAGAACGATATTGACTCGGACCGAGTCGACTCGGTCGCCGATTGCATCGACTCGGTGGATGAACTTCTAATGCTAAGCGAATCCAACGCTTCCGACTCATACAAAAACTTGCTTCTCGCGCACGCTTCGGAGGCCGCGGAGAAATTCGCGCTTTTGAAGGAACAAAACATTTCGACGTATCTGCGAAACGCGATGTCGTTTTTGCGGCAGAACGGACACAATGCCGCGATCTGCAAAACGCGGTGGGACTCTTCCGGTGGCAGCACAGCGGGTAGCTATGACTTTATCGACGTGGTGCGATCGGAACAGTCCACGTGGCATAAGAGGTACTTCGTGGACCTTGATTTCGTCGGCCAGTTCGAGATCGCACGGCCAACGAGTGAGTACCTAGAGTTTCTGACCTACGTTCCGAGAATATTCGTTGGAACCGCAGAGGAGTTGAAACGCACCGTTCGGATCTTGTGCGGTGTTGCTAAGCGTTGTTTTAGGAAACGAGGGTTAACTGTGCCTCCGTGGAGAAAAAACCGGTACATGCAGAACAAGTGGTTTGCTCCGTATCGGAGAACAACGAACCCTGTTCAGGGAAATCCGGTTCCCACCGTCGTCTCTGCGTTGAGTGGTGCAAAATGTAGGTTTGTGGGCTTCGACGACTCCGTTTCGGAGGCCAGACGCGGCAGTGTGGTTGTCCTTACGAGAtga
- the LOC137818625 gene encoding transcription termination factor MTEF1, chloroplastic translates to MLRFLATGSNISHPFPHTAVIKALRVFTSTTCSSICVTQTKVEVEDDKGKWSDATELLRKWGCSDDDLVRIFSRCPSLRNADPTQVQSKLCLLSDLGLRASELVKIVNCRPRFFQSRINSYLEERIGHLTSLFESREVLQKAIVRNPSLLLSDGRYNVKATVELYEKLGVKKGDLVQMLLLRPTVISRTSFDAEKLEYLSRTGLTVDSKMYKYVVTLIGISRVETIREKVANFEKFGFSEEEIFGLVGRSPNVLTLSTDKVQRNMTFILGTMKLDAKMVLKQPYLLYANVDTVLKPRVLLALKIQDMDSKWQIIGPTIVSVLRMQETRFLDLFVKCHGEDVANELMDFYKRTKEVKRLGESSKKCSRRGFPF, encoded by the coding sequence ATGCTTCGGTTTCTCGCAACTGGATCAAATATTTCTCATCCTTTTCCACACACAGCAGTTATAAAAGCTCTGCGAGTGTTCACATCCACCACCTGTTCGAGCATTTGCGTCACCCAAACCAAGGTTGAAGTTGAAGATGATAAAGGCAAATGGAGTGATGCTACTGAACTTTTGAGAAAATGGGGTTGCAGTGATGATGATTTGGTGAGAATATTCTCGCGCTGTCCCTCGTTGCGCAATGCTGATCCCACGCAGGTCCAATCTAAACTGTGCCTGCTTAGTGATTTGGGCTTGCGTGCTTCTGAACTTGTGAAGATTGTCAATTGTAGACCACGGTTTTTCCAGTCTCGGATTAACTCTTATTTAGAAGAGAGGATTGGACATCTCACATCATTGTTTGAGTCCAGGGAAGTGCTTCAGAAGGCCATTGTAAGGAACCCTTCATTGCTGCTATCGGATGGTCGCTATAATGTTAAGGCCACAGTTGAGCTCTATGAGAAGTTGGGTGTTAAGAAAGGGGACTTGGTTCAGATGCTGCTTTTGCGGCCCACGGTTATTTCAAGGACTTCCTTTGATGCTGAGAAGCTGGAATATTTAAGCAGGACTGGGCTTACTGTGGATTCAAAGATGTATAAATATGTGGTGACTTTAATTGGAATCTCTCGCGTGGAAACTATCCGGGAGAAGGTGGCCAATTTCGAAAAGTTTGGGTTTTCTGAAGAGGAGATATTTGGTCTTGTGGGGAGGTCTCCTAATGTTTTGACATTGTCGACAGACAAGGTTCAGAGGAACATGACTTTCATTTTGGGCACGATGAAGCTTGATGCTAAGATGGTTCTAAAGCAGCCGTATCTATTGTATGCCAATGTGGATACTGTTTTGAAGCCAAGAGTTCTACTAGCATTGAAGATTCAAGATATGGATTCAAAGTGGCAGATCATAGGACCAACGATAGTTAGTGTACTTAGGATGCAAGAGACGAGATTTTTGGACTTGTTTGTCAAATGCCATGGGGAGGATGTTGCCAATGAATTGATGGATTTCTATAAAAGGACAAAAGAGGTTAAGAGATTAGGAGAGTCATCAAAGAAGTGCAGTAGGAGAGGATTCCCTTTCTGA
- the LOC137818622 gene encoding disease resistance protein RUN1-like isoform X2: MASASSSSSSFFSKSRNREEVFIQFFGEDIRKNFISHLSSALLQAGVKPSFLAEGMMPRILLSSIESFQIGIVVFAKAYSESSRCVQELVKIVECHETHGLMVMPVFYEIDPSDVRHQKPYIPKTAITQNNFSGKHQTIWPLRWRRALTKAANLPTWWDGSKHSWHAFREAKPREDFNELARDAVAYCGGLPLALEVLGSYLCKRSENEWRSVLSKLKVIPNTQVQNKLRISFDGLRDDMEKDIFLDVCCFFIGKERGYVTEILNGCGLHADIGITILIERGLIKIEKNNKLGMHHLLRDMGREIVRQSSTMQPGKRSRLWLSKDVIDVLTKNTGTEAIEGLSLNCRSTSKDFFEAYAFDKMKRLRFLQLDHVQLTGDYGYLSKQLRWIYWQGFPLKYIPNNFYLEGAIVMDFQHSNLRLLWEEPKVLPLLKILNLSHSKNLIETPDFSKLPSLEKLILKHCPSLRKVHQSIGDLHNLLLINLKGCTNLSNLPSETYKLKSLKTLILSGCLKIDIFKEDILLMESLTTLISENIAVKQVPISVVSSKSIGYILLDGNKGLSLTVFRSIIWSWMSHTINPLSRIRPFRGISSSLVSMNIKNNDLGDLAPILSSILNLRNVLVQCVTENETATQVITILEEVRGVSLSTLKIRPSTPEISKHPLRPYWIELGSYQEEVFNTLRKSIFEGLETSESCDVFLPSDNYPYWLAYMSEEDSVFFTVPENFNIDGMILCVVYLSTLENTTTECLISVLMVNYTKCTIQLLKGDPTISFNDVDWQGLISHLVCGDKVGIFVIFADGFVVEKTAVYLMCDGSIDKE; encoded by the exons ATGGCATCcgcgtcttcttcttcttcttcgttttTCTCAAAATCCAGAAATCGAGAGGAAGTGTTCATCCAATTTTTTGGAGAAGACATCCGTAAGAATTTCATTTCTCATCTCAGTTCTGCCCTTTTACAGGCTGGAGTAAAACCTTCCTTCCTTGCCGAGGGAATGATGCCGAGAATACTTTTGTCATCAATTGAAAGCTTTCAGATTGGAATAGTTGTTTTCGCCAAAGCATACAGTGAATCTTCTCGGTGTGTTCAAGAGCTTGTGAAAATCGTTGAATGTCACGAGACTCACGGCCTAATGGTTATGCCCGTGTTTTATGAAATTGACCCATCCGATGTAAGACATCAGAAGCCTTATATTCCAAAAACGGCAATTacacaaaacaatttttcaGGAAAACACCAGACCATTTGGCCCCTGAGGTGGAGACGTGCACTCACCAAAGCTGCAAATTTGCCTACTTGGTGGGATGGCAGCAAACACAG TTGGCATGCTTTTAGAGAAGCAAAACCAAGGGAAGACTTCAATGAACTTGCAAGAGATGCAGTTGCTTATTGTGGTGGACTACCACTAGCTCTTGAAGTCCTTGGTTCTTATTTATGTAAAAGGTCAGAGAATGAATGGAGAAGTGTATTGTCGAAACTAAAAGTAATTCCCAATACTCAAGTTCAGAACAAACTAAGAATAAGCTTTGACGGTTTACGCGATGACATGGAAAAGGATATATTTCTAGATGTATGTTGTTTCTTTATTGGTAAGGAGAGAGGCTATGTCACAGAGATACTAAATGGGTGTGGACTACATGCTGATATTGGAATAACAATTCTCATAGAGCGTGGtcttataaaaattgaaaagaacaaTAAACTTGGAATGCATCATTTGCTCCGGGATATGGGACGAGAGATTGTGCGCCAAAGTTCAACAATGCAACCTGGGAAGCGCAGTCGATTGTGGCTTTCCAAGGATGTAATTGATGTATTGACAAAGAATACT GGGACAGAAGCTATTGAGGGATTGTCTCTGAACTGTCGGTCAACGAGCAAAGATTTCTTCGAAGCTTATGCTTTTGACAAAATGAAGAGGTTGAGATTCTTGCAACTTGATCATGTACAACTCACTGGAGATTATGGATATCTTTCTAAGCAACTGAGATGGATCTATTGGCAAGGATTTCCATTAAAGTACATACCTAACAACTTCTATTTGGAAGGTGCAATTGTGATGGATTTCCAACACAGTAATCTTAGACTATTGTGGGAAGAACCCAAG GTTTTGCCGTTGCTAAAAATCCTCAATCTTAGTCATTCCAAGAACTTGATAGAAACCCCTGACTTTTCAAAATTACCAAGTCTTGAAAAGCTCATTCTCAAGCATTGTCCAAGTTTGCGCAAGGTACACCAATCCATTGGAGATCTCCACAATCTTCTACTTATAAATCTGAAAGGTTGTACAAACCTAAGCAATCTCCCAAGTGAGACATATAAGttgaaatctttgaaaactctcaTCCTATCAGGTTGTCTGAAGATTGACATCTTTAAAGAAGATATATTGCTCATGGAATCCCTGACAACTCTAATTTCTGAAAATATTGCTGTGAAACAAGTTCCCATTTCAGTAGTAAGCTCAAAAAGCATTGGATATATACTTCTAGACGGAAATAAAGGATTGTCACTTACTGTTTTTCGTTCTATCATTTGGTCTTGGATGTCACATACTATTAATCCCCTGTCTCGTATTCGTCCGTTTCGTGGCATTTCATCATCTCTAGTTTCCATGAATATCAAGAATAATGATTTGGGGGATCTAGCACCAATCCTAAGCAGCATTTTAAATCTGCGTAACGTTTTGGTGCAATGTGTCACGGAGAATGAAACAGCGACACAAGTAATAACAATTTTGGAGGAAGTTCGTGGTGTAAGTTTGAGTACATTAAAAATAAGACCATCTACACCAGAAATTTCAAAGCATCCCTTAAGACCATATTGGATTGAACTTGGAAGTTATCAAGAAGAAGTCTTCAATACTCTCCGCAAGAGCATATTTGAG GGATTGGAAACCAGTGAGTCTTGTGATGTTTTTCTCCCCAGTGACAATTATCCTTATTGGTTGGCTTATATGTCTGAGGAAGACTCAGTCTTTTTCACTGTGCCTGAAAATTTTAACATTGATGGAATGATTTTGTGTGTTGTGTATTTATCAACCCTTGAAAACACAACAACTGAATGTCTTATTAGTGTCTTAATGGTTAATTACACAAAGTGCACAATCCAGTTACTCAAGGGAGACCCGACAATTTCCTTTAATGATGTAGATTGGCAGGGCTTGATATCACATTTGGTATGTGGAGACAAGGTGGggatttttgttatttttgcaGATGGATTTGTAGTCGAGAAGACAGCTGTCTATCTAATGTGTGATGGATCAATTGACAAGGAATGA
- the LOC137818622 gene encoding disease resistance protein RUN1-like isoform X1, with amino-acid sequence MASASSSSSSFFSKSRNREEVFIQFFGEDIRKNFISHLSSALLQAGVKPSFLAEGMMPRILLSSIESFQIGIVVFAKAYSESSRCVQELVKIVECHETHGLMVMPVFYEIDPSDVRHQKPYIPKTAITQNNFSGKHQTIWPLRWRRALTKAANLPTWWDGSKHRNDAELVEEIVKFVLAKLVHLEHPLSITKFPVGLEPHVEKVMGLFENQPTKVCIIGISGMGGSGKTTVAKAIYNQIPHTFGDKSFIQDIRQVCETDGIGLVHLQEQLLSDVLKANVKIESGRMGKTMIENRLSEKKLFIVLDDVNEIDQSKHLCGNGKWFGQGSIIIITTRDLDLLCQLNVDYVYEMDKMDQTDSLELFSWHAFREAKPREDFNELARDAVAYCGGLPLALEVLGSYLCKRSENEWRSVLSKLKVIPNTQVQNKLRISFDGLRDDMEKDIFLDVCCFFIGKERGYVTEILNGCGLHADIGITILIERGLIKIEKNNKLGMHHLLRDMGREIVRQSSTMQPGKRSRLWLSKDVIDVLTKNTGTEAIEGLSLNCRSTSKDFFEAYAFDKMKRLRFLQLDHVQLTGDYGYLSKQLRWIYWQGFPLKYIPNNFYLEGAIVMDFQHSNLRLLWEEPKVLPLLKILNLSHSKNLIETPDFSKLPSLEKLILKHCPSLRKVHQSIGDLHNLLLINLKGCTNLSNLPSETYKLKSLKTLILSGCLKIDIFKEDILLMESLTTLISENIAVKQVPISVVSSKSIGYILLDGNKGLSLTVFRSIIWSWMSHTINPLSRIRPFRGISSSLVSMNIKNNDLGDLAPILSSILNLRNVLVQCVTENETATQVITILEEVRGVSLSTLKIRPSTPEISKHPLRPYWIELGSYQEEVFNTLRKSIFEGLETSESCDVFLPSDNYPYWLAYMSEEDSVFFTVPENFNIDGMILCVVYLSTLENTTTECLISVLMVNYTKCTIQLLKGDPTISFNDVDWQGLISHLVCGDKVGIFVIFADGFVVEKTAVYLMCDGSIDKE; translated from the exons ATGGCATCcgcgtcttcttcttcttcttcgttttTCTCAAAATCCAGAAATCGAGAGGAAGTGTTCATCCAATTTTTTGGAGAAGACATCCGTAAGAATTTCATTTCTCATCTCAGTTCTGCCCTTTTACAGGCTGGAGTAAAACCTTCCTTCCTTGCCGAGGGAATGATGCCGAGAATACTTTTGTCATCAATTGAAAGCTTTCAGATTGGAATAGTTGTTTTCGCCAAAGCATACAGTGAATCTTCTCGGTGTGTTCAAGAGCTTGTGAAAATCGTTGAATGTCACGAGACTCACGGCCTAATGGTTATGCCCGTGTTTTATGAAATTGACCCATCCGATGTAAGACATCAGAAGCCTTATATTCCAAAAACGGCAATTacacaaaacaatttttcaGGAAAACACCAGACCATTTGGCCCCTGAGGTGGAGACGTGCACTCACCAAAGCTGCAAATTTGCCTACTTGGTGGGATGGCAGCAAACACAG GAATGATGCTGAACTAGTAGAGGAAATTGTTAAGTTTGTTCTCGCTAAACTTGTGCACCTTGAACACCCCTTGTCTATAACTAAATTTCCTGTTGGATTAGAACCCCATGTGGAAAAAGTGATGGGATTGTTTGAAAATCAACCCACCAAAGTTTGTATTATAGGGATATCAGGAATGGGAGGATCGGGTAAAACTACCGTAGCCAAAGCCATCTACAATCAAATTCCTCATACATTTGGTGATAAAAGTTTCATTCAAGATATTAGACAAGTTTGTGAAACAGATGGCATAGGCCTTGTTCATTTACAAGAACAACTTCTATCAGATGTCCTAAAAGCAAATGTGAAGATAGAGAGTGGTAGGATGGGAAAAACTATGATCGAGAACAGACTTTCTGAAAAAAAGTTATTCATTGTGCTTGACGATGTGAATGAGATAGACCAATCGAAACACCTATGTGGAAATGGTAAATGGTTTGGTCAAGGAAGTATAATAATCATTACAACTAGAGATTTAGACCTGCTTTGTCAACTTAATGTTGATTATGTTTATGAGATGGATAAAATGGACCAAACTGACTCCCTTGAACTTTTTAGTTGGCATGCTTTTAGAGAAGCAAAACCAAGGGAAGACTTCAATGAACTTGCAAGAGATGCAGTTGCTTATTGTGGTGGACTACCACTAGCTCTTGAAGTCCTTGGTTCTTATTTATGTAAAAGGTCAGAGAATGAATGGAGAAGTGTATTGTCGAAACTAAAAGTAATTCCCAATACTCAAGTTCAGAACAAACTAAGAATAAGCTTTGACGGTTTACGCGATGACATGGAAAAGGATATATTTCTAGATGTATGTTGTTTCTTTATTGGTAAGGAGAGAGGCTATGTCACAGAGATACTAAATGGGTGTGGACTACATGCTGATATTGGAATAACAATTCTCATAGAGCGTGGtcttataaaaattgaaaagaacaaTAAACTTGGAATGCATCATTTGCTCCGGGATATGGGACGAGAGATTGTGCGCCAAAGTTCAACAATGCAACCTGGGAAGCGCAGTCGATTGTGGCTTTCCAAGGATGTAATTGATGTATTGACAAAGAATACT GGGACAGAAGCTATTGAGGGATTGTCTCTGAACTGTCGGTCAACGAGCAAAGATTTCTTCGAAGCTTATGCTTTTGACAAAATGAAGAGGTTGAGATTCTTGCAACTTGATCATGTACAACTCACTGGAGATTATGGATATCTTTCTAAGCAACTGAGATGGATCTATTGGCAAGGATTTCCATTAAAGTACATACCTAACAACTTCTATTTGGAAGGTGCAATTGTGATGGATTTCCAACACAGTAATCTTAGACTATTGTGGGAAGAACCCAAG GTTTTGCCGTTGCTAAAAATCCTCAATCTTAGTCATTCCAAGAACTTGATAGAAACCCCTGACTTTTCAAAATTACCAAGTCTTGAAAAGCTCATTCTCAAGCATTGTCCAAGTTTGCGCAAGGTACACCAATCCATTGGAGATCTCCACAATCTTCTACTTATAAATCTGAAAGGTTGTACAAACCTAAGCAATCTCCCAAGTGAGACATATAAGttgaaatctttgaaaactctcaTCCTATCAGGTTGTCTGAAGATTGACATCTTTAAAGAAGATATATTGCTCATGGAATCCCTGACAACTCTAATTTCTGAAAATATTGCTGTGAAACAAGTTCCCATTTCAGTAGTAAGCTCAAAAAGCATTGGATATATACTTCTAGACGGAAATAAAGGATTGTCACTTACTGTTTTTCGTTCTATCATTTGGTCTTGGATGTCACATACTATTAATCCCCTGTCTCGTATTCGTCCGTTTCGTGGCATTTCATCATCTCTAGTTTCCATGAATATCAAGAATAATGATTTGGGGGATCTAGCACCAATCCTAAGCAGCATTTTAAATCTGCGTAACGTTTTGGTGCAATGTGTCACGGAGAATGAAACAGCGACACAAGTAATAACAATTTTGGAGGAAGTTCGTGGTGTAAGTTTGAGTACATTAAAAATAAGACCATCTACACCAGAAATTTCAAAGCATCCCTTAAGACCATATTGGATTGAACTTGGAAGTTATCAAGAAGAAGTCTTCAATACTCTCCGCAAGAGCATATTTGAG GGATTGGAAACCAGTGAGTCTTGTGATGTTTTTCTCCCCAGTGACAATTATCCTTATTGGTTGGCTTATATGTCTGAGGAAGACTCAGTCTTTTTCACTGTGCCTGAAAATTTTAACATTGATGGAATGATTTTGTGTGTTGTGTATTTATCAACCCTTGAAAACACAACAACTGAATGTCTTATTAGTGTCTTAATGGTTAATTACACAAAGTGCACAATCCAGTTACTCAAGGGAGACCCGACAATTTCCTTTAATGATGTAGATTGGCAGGGCTTGATATCACATTTGGTATGTGGAGACAAGGTGGggatttttgttatttttgcaGATGGATTTGTAGTCGAGAAGACAGCTGTCTATCTAATGTGTGATGGATCAATTGACAAGGAATGA
- the LOC137818626 gene encoding uncharacterized protein, which translates to MESLTTLISENIAVKQVPISVVSSKSIGYIHLHGNKGLSFAVLRSIISSWMSHTVDPLSRIRPFRGISSSEVFMNIKNNNLGDLAPIVSSILNLRNVSVQCVTECQTSEQLRTILEEVRVVSLTTLKIRPSTPEISKHPSRPYWIGLGSYQEEVFDTLRKSTFEGLETSESCDVFLPSDNYPYWSAYMAEGDSVCFTVPENFNFEGMILCAMYLSTLEKTTTECLTSVLMVNYTKCTIQLFRGDTIISFNDVDWQGLISHLVCGDKVGIFVIFADGFVVQKTAVYLMRDRSIDKEMEMGVTSLNHILERLNY; encoded by the exons ATGGAATCCCTGACAACTCTAATTTCTGAAAATATTGCTGTGAAACAAGTTCCCATTTCAGTAGTAAGCTCAAAAAGCATTGGATATATACATCTACACGGAAATAAAGGATTATCATTTGCTGTTTTACGTTCTATCATTTCGTCTTGGATGTCACATACTGTTGATCCCCTGTCTCGTATTCGTCCGTTTCGTGGCATTTCATCATCTGAAGTTTTCATGAATATCAAGAATAATAATTTGGGTGATCTAGCACCAATCGTTAGCAGCATTTTAAATCTGCGTAATGTTTCGGTGCAATGTGTCACGGAGTGTCAAACATCGGAACAATTAAGAACAATTTTGGAGGAAGTTCGTGTTGTAAGTTTGACTACATTGAAAATAAGACCATCTACACCAGAAATTTCAAAGCATCCCTCAAGACCATATTGGATTGGACTTGGAAGTTATCAAGAAGAAGTCTTCGATACTCTCCGCAAGAGCACATTTGAG GGATTGGAAACCAGCGAGTCTTGTGATGTTTTTCTCCCTAGTGACAACTATCCTTATTGGTCGGCTTATATGGCTGAGGGAGACTCAGTCTGTTTCACTGTGCCTGAAAATTTTAACTTTGAGGGAATGATTTTGTGTGCTATGTATTTATCAACCCTTGAAAAGACAACAACTGAATGTCTTACTAGTGTCTTAATGGTTAATTACACAAAGTGCACAATCCAGTTATTCAGAGGAGACACAATAATTTCCTTTAATGATGTAGATTGGCAGGGCTTGATATCACATTTGGTATGTGGAGACAAGGTGGggatttttgttatttttgctGATGGATTTGTAGTCCAGAAGACAGCTGTCTATCTAATGCGTGATAGATCAATTGACAAGGAAATGGAAATGGGTGTAACGAGTCTCAATCATATATTGGAACGACTGAATTATTGA